The nucleotide window CAACAATATTGTGACCCAATGTATTTAATTCATCTAGCCTCTTTTTCAATTCAGCCTCATATGTTGCTCTAGCACAACTCCaaaacttttttcttctttcaattcCCCTCCATTTTTTTGACCAGTTTGACAGAATATGTCTTGCACACATTCTGTGCTCACAAGCTGGAAATACTTCTTCAGCAACACTAACAAAACCctaaaattagaaaaagaaataataaataacaatagaaacAGTAAAAAAGCAATAAATAACAGTATGGTATCATACCTTTTGCATGTCACTGATAATAGTGATCTCATTTCCATCTCCAAGTTGTAAGTCTTCTTGCAATATTCTCATAAACCATGTCCATGTTTCCTTTTTTTCAGTCCCAATAACGGCCCATGCTATGGGATGTAACTGGTTGTTTCCATCTTTAGCAACTGCAACTAATAAATGTCTTTTGCATATCCCCTTCAAAAAACAACCATCCAGTCCTATACACTTTCTGCATCCCTCCATGAATCCCCTCTTCATAGCAGTAAAGCATATATAGAAGCTTATAAACTTTTTTTTACCATCTTCTAAATCAGCTACCTTAACTATACATGTGCTACCATGATTTATTTGTAGAAGCACATCTCTATagtcaaaaagtctaccaaactcAGCAATATGATCTCCCATGACttctttcaaaataatttttcttgtctTTAAACAAATAGCCTTACCCACATACACACCAAAGTCCTCCCTAACAAGATCTTGTATTTTCCAACCTTTAATGGTAGGTTGTGAAATAATCCTCTCTTTATAATGATTAGCTAGATATTTTGAATTGCAAAGAAAGTTGATGTTGGTCTTATGGCATTTATGTCTAGGATTATATGTCTTGACTATGAAATTTGAACTCCTATCTTCCTTGCCAGCATATATCATCCAAGGACAACCATCTTTGCACTTCACCCTAACTCTACTTGGCTCATTTTTATATTTGTCTAGTTGAACCCCTTTCTTTACAACATACTTGGTCAAAGCCTCTCTGAACTCTTTCACATTTTCAAATACTTGGCCAATCTCCCAAATAACTTTCTCACAAGAAGGATCATATACTACCTTGTTACTCTTTCTCCTTACCCTCAAGTTTTCTTCTACTACTTCATCATCACTAACAGCTTCACCTTCAGATTCACTAGCAAAGCTGTCAGCCTCTGATGAGTCGTAATATGGCTCATCATCATCACCTCCCAATTTATCCTtcaaattttttctttctttatcaaTATCATCATAACCTTCATCCAGTCCAGCCTCACCTAGAAACCCATCAGGTCTTTCTTTCCtacttcttttccctttttttactTTGTAAGCCTTTAGATCTTGTTTCACAACCCTAAGTTCTTCATGGACATCACTTTCATAATCATCAGAAAGTTCAAATTCTTATTCAGTGCCTGCATCTTCCTCAGAGGAAGTACTGGAATTGTTTAGATCTCCACTAGCAGAACCTTCTCTATGGAAATCACCACTAGCAacatctacttcctctcttatATTTTTTTTCAGCCCTTTCAGTAGTATTTAGAGAAAAAGGAAACTCTAGACCGAGATCTATAGTTGGAGCTGGTGCAATTATTGGTGGGCGTGGAATAAATAAAGGCTCAGATTCCCTGTTGCCTCTATTTATATTGGTTAATTGACTACCACCCCCTTTTTCAACATTCACATGTTGGCCAACATGCCCCACATCCTCAAAATTAGAGTCATTGGAGATAAATATATCTATTTTGTCCCCGTCATTCAACAATGCTCCAAGGTCTAACAAATCCTTGTCTTTCTCTAGTTTTACCAATTTGCCACCCTTAGAAGGTGCAATATAAGTGGTTCCCAATTTAGTAACCCCAAAATTCTTTGCAATATCTACTAATTCAGGGATATATAAGTGATCAAAATCAATATTGAAGGAATACTCAATCCTACCTCCAACAAAAACGGGCCCTACTTCACTTACCAACATTACACCAATTTTCCATCTAAAATTAAAGTACTTAGAAGCCATGGGACAACCTACAACCATATACATAATTCATCaatatttaacttttaaaattaatagtacaatgtTGTAACATATTAAAGAAATGCTAGAtacaaataaaatacagaaaaagATTCACTTTTACATAAAATAATCCACCAACAGTGAGCTAAACTAAAATAGCAGAAGAATTCTTGCAATACATTCAAAATAACTAAAATAACCCGAATAACATACATTCAGAcaattctaaaatataaaaataaaaaaccccTACATTTTGTAAGTTATTACAGAAAACCCTACGTTATATGCATGCACAAAATCACTGATTTTACACTTAAAAATTCAATTTTGAAAGCCTTAACTCAACAAAATAGAAGATAGACAACAAATCGATATTCATCTTTGTTATATATTACAAAACCCTAATCGGAAAGTAATGCTTGAATTCCCTAACCTTTTGATTTTGTCTGTTTGAAATAGTTGGAGAAGACCACTAAAAAAGCTTGATGACCGGAGAAGAAACCACAAATGATCAGAAATACACCACAATTGAAGTCTTATTCTACTCTATTGAAGAGGCATGAGAAGAGGCATTTGAGAAATTTTTTAACAGAGAGAGAAGGGTGTTTATAAAAATGAAAGGGCAAATGTTTTACTTCTAACGTTTCTGCCTTttaccttttctttatttttttcccttttttttagttattaatattaaaatttaatacTCATTTTGTTTGCCTGCGTGGATTACAAATTCACACGCCAAAGACCATTTGAGATCACTTCCTGTGCCATGTGGCAGCCGAGGGGGTTTTTAAATTTACTTATCCTAGTGTGGGGGTAATTCGAACCCGAGATAGTTTGGGGAGGAAACTAATAATTCTCGACAAGTTTAGTGGGTTACTAAGGCATTTTGCCAAAACAATTTTACCAACACTCAAACAAGCTCCCATATTTTAATTCCCTATGCCCAGTGGCACATATGGAAAAGTCGGAATCACACTTCTTTTGAAGGCAAAACTCATTCTCCTAACATTCAACACATTATAGGCCAAGCATCGAATTATTCCACATAGGTCTAAATCATAACACAATTCATACACAACTTGCACACATACACGTTAAATGGAACCCTCCTGCAAATGGGTTCTATAAATTAAATTCTGACGGAGCCTGTAATATCCCTAACCAAAAACGGGGTTTTGGGTGTAATTAAAGATTCCACATTCAAATGGTTACTGGGTTATATGGGTACAAGGCCAATGGGAAATCACAATTATATGGAATTTACTGGTCTACAAGAAGTTTTACGACTCGTTCTCCAATACAATATCACCTTACTGGAAGTCAATGTGGATTCAACTGAGATAATTTCTTTACTCCGTTACCTAAATCCTCATTACTCATCCTTAACTCATGAATGCAGGTACCTACTACATCAACTGGATAGACCATGGGTGATGCACACTTACAGGGAGTAAAATCAAGTAGTAGACATGCTGCTAAATACAGGGCCACATTAGCTTATAATGCCTCAACAACTGTTTTTGTGCAACCACCTTCTTTTGTAATACAAGAGTTATTAGCAGACAAATGGGGCACACTCCAAACACGCACTACATGTACAACTGTGCACTTGGAACCCATTTTTTTTGTCTAGACAGCTTGACGAACTCTTGTAATAGTAATGTAGTACACAATGGAGGCAGTGATAAACTTTAGACAGCTTGACGAACTCTGTCTTGGCAGCTTGATGAACCACCACCGGACTCTGCTCCTTGTAAAATCACTTAATCTATGATATACGCCTCTTTgattgaccaaaaaaaaaatactcttaatagtgaaaaattagaaaaaaattataGATCTTACGGTAAGTAATAAAATGGATGTATTTGGATTTGAAGACTAAAAGGAATCttaacatatttttatatttgggTATTAGAAAAGATTTACTTTGCATATCcaacaaggttttatttgatagcaTTTTCACTAGTTCATTGATAATTCTATTTCATCATTTTCTCATATCTCTGTCTCGCTCGCACTGTGTATGTAtgttttctaaattataaatttCTTCCGTGTGGTTAAATGATTCTCTATCAAATATCAGTACTTTGGTGAATGCCCCAACTAGATAGTTAATTGTTTCCATCTGTAGAGAGGATAGGGACAGTCTCAATTACATCACATGAAATGGCAGAACGCCATTTGTAGCGGTCTTTTCTTGACACCATAGTTTTGAGTTTCAGCTCAATTTGCATGGTGTGAGACAGGTGTCTATGAATTCTTACTCCTAAATATAGTAAGCATCACCCTTTGTCCCTATAAAATCCTTAACTTTCACATAGCTTTCataacaaaaatattaataaGGAAATCTTCACGAAGAGCTAATTAGATCTCTTTCAAAATGAAGCTTTTTCCTACAACTGCTGTGCTTCTCTTCCTAATGCTTCTCCTCTCAGCAAATGGTATATATATTGTGTCCTTTACACATCTTCCCACTAGGTTaggtttctttaattttttttaggatgaaaataaattaaataatcatgttTTGTCCCTTATTATTTCTGGTAGGGatcttattattatatttttagggTGTATTGATGTTTTCCCTTAGTTacaaactaaattttcctttcgTTTGGAGATGTTTTGTCCCCTTGTATGAttaaattttgtatttgaaagataattggTTTTTGTCTTCTTTAATAGTGACTTATCCCTTTGGTTTATATGCAAGAATTCCACTCTCTCTGACAGAGCCATAGAGACACTGGATCAGAATATTTCAGTAGTTGTATAGCATAAAAAAAAAGGTTGATATGTTAACTCGATATCTTTATTTGGTAGGTtataattactcccaaaaaaaaaaaaaaaaactactacgTAGGAGCTGAATTAATTACATGCACAAATATATGCTGTAAATATAATACGCACGTATCATATGTGTGACAGTAAATATGCGTACATAAAATATATGTTTGTATTCACGCGTAAATGCCTCTATTACTTTGTAACTTGAAGGAAtcctaatttatcaaataaatttACTTTTCCAAACTAGAGTACAACTCTATATCCTGACATTAGCTATTCTTGGGACTCCTTTCCGATAGAAATTGTAAACAATCTTTTTAGCATTTTCTATATCTTAATGTCATTAACTTTTATGAATGTAGAAATAGGTCCAAGAAAGGTAGAAGCAAAGCTATGCCAATACAAGAGCAGAACCTTCTTCGGCGTTTGTGTCAGTGGTAACACTTGCAACCAAAAGTGCCAAGGCGAGGCCTTTGATGGAGGACGCTGTCATGGGGTTCGTCGTCAATGCTGCTGCTACAGGACTTGCTAGTTTCCTTTACTACTTTAAAATGAAGTATACAATGGTTTAAATAAAACGTAATAATGCTCATTTATCTTTTGTCCTTTCCTATATGGTTTATTACCAATAGTGTCTTTGTAATAAAAGTTATCCTTTTGGTCTATGCATGTATCAATTATTTCTTACTTAATTACCTAATTAATAGTTCTTGCATATATTTAATTTgtactccttccgtttcaatttatgtgaacctgtttgactgagcacgaagtttaagaaaaaaatgaaggtttttggaatttgtggtcctaaacaagtccaaatggggcccagagtatttgtgtggttataaacccttctcattaagggtagagttaTAAGTTTAAGCTATattattaccaaatttagaaagggttcattctttttggaacggaccaaaaaggaaataggttcacataaactagaaCAGAGGGAGTACTATTTTAAATTTAGTGTTTACATTATTATTGTTGGGAtgtatattcatttttattttgcTGAATACTATGGATCCGGGCGAAGCTATACTTTGGAAATAGCGGTAATTGACCACTATTCATTAAAAATTATACTgcgtatataggtaaaatattagattgtggagatatataacatatattgaacatccTTTGtcagagattttttttttatgtttttcaagtttgaataccatcGGGGAAATTTCTGACTTCACCACTGCTATGGATAATACCAAAAATAAAAGTGAAGATGTTACCtttctaataaaataaaaaaaagacaagaaaaaaaaagataatacaGTAATGGGATTTCTTCGAAGGTATTATTGAAATGAGGCAAACTGCAGCGAAATTCTGATAAATGGTGTGAACAATTAATTTTTGGCCATACTAAAATTTTATTGTAAATAttgtttttaggcctaattttgatattttaaacttttatcttattttaatggtttgttttggaatttttttaaaattaaaattcacATATTGTAGTAcaaattttatttctaatttacaaagagaaaaagaaaatttataaaaaaatattttgtttcttctaataagaattttaaaatatttaagtataAAAGTAATTGATTAATATTTTAATCTATATATGTTACTTTCTCTTgttttcatttaaaaaaaaaaagccaaacaaaaaataacaaaataagaagaaaaaagaatataAATCCTAACTATCTGCTCCTCCCAATCCCTCATTTCCCTAACTCCCTCACTTCCCCTCACCATCACGTCTCCCCTCATAAATCTTCCCCACTCCCTACTTCCTCACTTCCTCACGTCAGTTATAGAGCACACACACATCTATATATAATTTACATTTGCATCTGAAAAGAAAGGGGACAATATtttgaaaaagagaaaattttGAACAGAAGAGAGGAACGAAAATTGAGAGAGAAAGAAAGCTTCAAAGAGTTAAGCTAGTAGCCGCcaaaatttttgttttttctctcaTTACCGATACTAAACGTCAGCGGCAAAATTCTAGCCATTAAATAACCACCGAACTCAGCTGAAAACAGCTCGAGAACAGTCCAAATCTCAGCCATTAAAAATGCGCAAGCCCAATTGAGTATGTCCGAGGTTCATCGAGTTCCGGCGAGTTTCGAAGTTTTTGTTACGGTTTTTGGTTCTGAAGATTCGAAAGTTGCTTCCTTGTACCTGCTTTGACTTTGTTTATATTTAGAAGGAAAAATTTCTTTTGATGCATTAGAGGTTTGTTTCTTTCTTGGATCTACTACTTTTTCTCCTAATATTGTCActgttttttatgaaaattctcCTCAAGTGATTCGTGTTGATAGCCTATTACATAATTATTTGTTGATATGAACATTCTAACAGCAGGTTTATGAGCTACATGAGAAAGATAAAAGAGtctatttcttatttatttttactcTAAATATGCCATGGATGAATGAAGCTTTCCTGTTAATCTTCACATCATCTATTGTTAAGTTGGTATGAATGTTATGTCGAGCACATTATTGAATTGTCTATGTTTTAATCCGGATTTGCGGTGTATTTTCGCTTAGGCTCGTAGGAGCATCAGTTAAAAAAATGTGAttcattcttgcatgtttaaGCAAAAGGTTTCCGTGGCACACTATATATGTTCACATATTTTGTCCAATTTTTAGGTAGCTCAAGTTTATGTTTTACTCGTTAATTGCCTTATTAGTTATTACTGGTTAAGTTGCAAAAATTCGAAGAAAATACAAAGAtctttttttctactttttctttttcttcattaaTATGCGTATTACTTTGTGATTTTCAGTTGCAAAATTGTGAAAGTCCCTTTTGGAGATTATCGTTTACTTCCTTCATCCGTTAggtttccttttaaaaataaatttgaagtTGCAACTTAATGGGCCGTAGAGTACATTTACCTTTTGTCATTCACATGTCTCTTGAAACAAGTGAGCTAAACCATATATTCTTTCCACAATAATTTTATATCCATAAACTATGGCCTCACAACAATCTCAAATATCGcaaaaataataattgaaatcTCTGAATAATCTAGAAAAGCTTTAGACACACTTTAAATATTAGCCCATATATTCATACCGAACGttggattgatatgcttaaataataaaaggatcatgTGTGCATTCCCGCATCTCGATACCTTtacatttaaaataattatattttaactATGTGTATTTTCCGTACCTTGGTTTAACATCTAACTTCAAAGGAATACTTTGTGTGCGTACTGCATGTAggtcaaaataattaataaaatataataaattaagtgAAGTGGTAATAGACAAGTCATAGCCAATAAAATATAAGAATAGCCAAGAATTAATTTAAGCCGGACATGAGTTAATAAGGAGACTATGCTAGAATCACGAGACTCAAGGGGTGGCTCACACCTTTCCctcggttaacagaattccttactcagtcttCTATTTTTGTAGACCATAAATAAGGAGTCAAACCTTCCGTTTGATAAGGGAttaaaataaaaggtgacttggaataccaaaactcaattccaagtggagacgctaaatcattttcaaaacatcactttaattggaaaaactcttctaactcaatCCCATAATAGTGTTgcgggaaaaaagaggtgtgacagctctggcgactccactggggaacAATTAATCAGAATTCGAGCTATGTACATTGATTCTTGTTTGGATTTTATCATGTTTTggatatgtcacgaccccaaataccatggttgtgatggcgcctatcatagtactaggcaagccaatcaaaCATTTACCACAACAAAATCTTTTATAAAAAATCATTTTCTTATATCGAATGAGTCTCAAATTCGTCATATGAAATAGatgaataaaacaaaatatatgGAAAACCAGTACATAataccaacacagcccaaacaaatccggtgtcactagtcaagagcctctaaatacaactcaaATTGACTGAATAATACATCATAAATCTGAAATAACAGAATACTAAGATAGGAAGGAAGAAAGCAGGGTTGTGAAcaccgtgcagctaccttgcagtctccggcaaaactctgagagtgctggaagctctcactTTGATGCTCGGGCACCTAGATCTGaacacaaagtgcagggagtaacgtgaatacgccaactcaataagtaactaaagtaaataaaatcTAAGTGGAGTGATGAGCATTTAAAATCACATAAAGAGTTTCAACAGAAATTTCAAGTTAAATTCTGCAATTTAATAGCCAGTTATCTAataaaactccagtttcaattcAAAATCCTTTGAAAGCATTTAATTCACCATTTTTCAAAAAGGCTCAATATAAGAGAAGAGTGGAAAGCATTAAAATGTCACAGACAAGCCCcccgggcaaggtatcactcataagtatagctttcagtcactcgtgactcaactctcggcacacagtactcacactcagcactccgaCTTAATAAATATCGTATagtcataataataataataatcgcTGTGACGTACAGCCCGAttcatagtttatagtcgactacgctcactggggtgtgcagattctagaagggctcctacagcccaagcttcatatcgctgcggcacgcaacccgatccaatatatcttTGTGGCATGAAGCCCGAGCCATATGTATATCattgcggcatacaacccgatccatatgaatatcactgcggcatgcagcccgatccatatgtatatcgctgcggcgtgcaacccgatccatatatataatatCGCTGTGGTGTATAGTCCGATCCATAATagatatatataatcctcaccattaggtctaaacctctctcagtcattaaccttacGGCCACTCGGGTATATCAGTGAAAAATCAGGGAACTCATCCCAAACAGTCTTCATATATAAGAAATAGAGTGATGAAATCGGTCTTAAACAAATAACAGGTAGAACATGACTggggatatgctttcaaatcaaactGAGTGagcaaaaatagtaaaaatacccTTAAGGGTCTAAACAAgccggcacaaggccccaaacacgaCGTACAACCCAACATATAGTTTCAATCTCTAAAACACGGAATGCCATAAGATTTTTAATCAAAATAcgtggcttaatagtcgctatggGACGAagcaagtcacaatccctatcaGTGCACGCCCGCACATTCGTTACCTAGCATATGCATCAccttatttatcaaaacaatatgAAATACCGGGATTTCATACACTCAGGTCCAGAtctacaatggttacttacctcaaaccggatgaaatactactccgcgacgcccttgcctctcgacttgGCCTCAACTCTCGTcgaatttatccaaaatcagaatcatgacgtcaaaatatgctaagggaacgaagccatgcaaaaataatcaaattacaacacaaattccgaaattggccaaaccggacccctgggcccacgtttcagaatctgataaaaattacatcaataaactccttattctcccacgagtttatacataccaagaataccaaaatccgaccacaaatgacccctcaaatccctagacaaggtctccaatttccaagccttAAACCCCCAATTTTTGCTACTAATTTTCATAGATTTCAAG belongs to Nicotiana tabacum cultivar K326 chromosome 6, ASM71507v2, whole genome shotgun sequence and includes:
- the LOC107764036 gene encoding defensin-like protein 1 → MKLFPTTAVLLFLMLLLSANEIGPRKVEAKLCQYKSRTFFGVCVSGNTCNQKCQGEAFDGGRCHGVRRQCCCYRTC